One window of Prochlorococcus marinus XMU1405 genomic DNA carries:
- the der gene encoding ribosome biogenesis GTPase Der: protein MILPTIAIIGRPNVGKSTLVNRLCQSNDAIVFDKPGVTRDRTYQNASWGGKEFQIVDTGGLVFDDDSEFLPEIRTQVFLALEEASLALLVVDGNQGVTDGDLSIAKWLRNSSCKTIVAVNKCESTTLGISLASEFWKLGLGEPNPVSAIHGSGTGDLLDLVIGELPENNVQDDEEKIMMSIIGRPNVGKSSLLNSICGEKRAIVSDISGTTTDSIDTLIKKGDNHWKIIDTAGIRRKKNVKYGTEFFGINRAFKSIDRSDVCVLVIDAVDGVTDQDQKLAGRIEEQGRACIIVVNKWDLVEKNSSTIYQVEKELRSKLYFLHWSKMIFISALTGQRVDNIFEHALNAVNQHRRRVTTSVVNEVLKESISWKSPPTKRSGKQGRLYYGTQVKNKPPTFTLFVNDPKLFGITYRRYIEKQIRVNLGFEGTPLILLWRGKQQRALNKEVERENIELIQKD, encoded by the coding sequence GATTCTTCCTACAATAGCAATTATCGGAAGACCGAACGTTGGGAAATCTACCTTAGTTAATCGTCTTTGCCAAAGTAATGATGCAATAGTATTTGATAAGCCTGGTGTTACAAGAGATAGAACTTATCAAAATGCTTCATGGGGAGGTAAGGAATTTCAAATAGTTGATACTGGAGGTTTAGTTTTTGATGACGATAGTGAATTTCTCCCAGAGATAAGGACACAAGTCTTCTTGGCTCTAGAAGAGGCTTCACTTGCGTTACTGGTGGTAGATGGAAATCAAGGCGTCACTGATGGTGATTTATCAATAGCAAAATGGTTAAGAAACTCAAGCTGCAAAACAATTGTTGCTGTTAATAAATGCGAATCGACTACTTTAGGAATATCCTTAGCTTCAGAGTTCTGGAAATTAGGATTGGGCGAACCCAACCCTGTTTCAGCCATTCATGGTTCAGGTACTGGAGATCTTTTAGATCTCGTTATTGGCGAACTTCCTGAAAATAATGTTCAGGATGATGAAGAAAAGATAATGATGTCAATTATTGGTAGGCCTAATGTTGGTAAATCTAGTTTGTTAAATTCAATCTGTGGAGAAAAAAGAGCAATAGTTAGTGATATTAGTGGTACAACAACTGATTCAATAGATACGCTTATTAAAAAAGGTGATAATCATTGGAAAATTATTGATACTGCAGGGATTAGAAGAAAGAAGAATGTTAAATATGGTACTGAATTCTTTGGTATTAATAGGGCTTTTAAATCTATAGATAGAAGTGATGTTTGTGTGTTAGTTATAGATGCCGTTGACGGAGTAACTGATCAAGACCAGAAGCTGGCTGGGCGCATAGAAGAACAAGGCAGAGCTTGCATAATTGTTGTTAATAAATGGGATCTTGTAGAAAAAAATAGTTCAACCATTTATCAAGTAGAAAAAGAACTTAGATCTAAACTTTATTTTTTACACTGGTCAAAAATGATTTTTATATCTGCCCTAACTGGTCAAAGAGTTGATAATATTTTTGAGCATGCTCTTAATGCTGTAAATCAACATAGAAGAAGAGTTACAACATCAGTAGTTAATGAAGTACTTAAAGAATCAATCAGTTGGAAAAGTCCTCCAACGAAGAGAAGCGGCAAGCAAGGAAGGCTTTATTACGGTACTCAAGTAAAGAACAAACCTCCCACTTTTACTCTTTTTGTAAATGACCCTAAATTATTCGGAATAACTTATAGAAGATATATTGAAAAACAAATTAGAGTAAATTTAGGCTTCGAAGGAACACCCCTCATTTTACTTTGGAGAGGAAAACAGCAAAGAGCTTTAAATAAAGAAGTCGAAAGAGAAAATATTGAGTTAATTCAAAAAGATTAA
- a CDS encoding energy-coupling factor transporter transmembrane component T family protein: protein MNLLTKFSVGQYVYGNRSWLRIIDSRLKIIMVMIFLITPIWAGPIWRLSLVGFLLLITFLSLLPSRVWWRSLFFLSCLSLLIGCISILASSDIQSLDSYLRNPNELQVVLESQKEWNILQIPSQKIWFINFGPYNLSRKAFELGIKTSTLIFTVIHSVNLMLLTTLQEDIVWGLSWFMYPLRKIGLPTSKWLFQLLIALRFIPLVQEELQNIIKAVSVRSINFRNLGLKKSFNVLLILVERLFQNIFLRIDHGAESLLSKKKIIIKTNRFRTLYPSKSLNVIVNTLSICFICIAIFLRKLYGAL from the coding sequence ATGAATTTGCTAACCAAATTTTCTGTTGGTCAATACGTTTATGGTAATAGAAGTTGGCTAAGAATTATAGATAGTAGATTAAAAATAATTATGGTAATGATATTTTTAATCACTCCAATTTGGGCAGGTCCAATATGGAGATTGAGTTTAGTTGGTTTTTTACTATTAATTACTTTTTTAAGTTTATTGCCATCTAGAGTATGGTGGCGATCATTATTTTTTCTCTCATGTTTGTCACTATTAATTGGATGTATATCAATACTTGCCTCGTCTGATATTCAATCTCTTGATAGCTACTTAAGAAATCCCAATGAACTGCAAGTAGTACTGGAAAGCCAAAAAGAATGGAATATTTTGCAAATTCCTTCGCAGAAGATATGGTTTATTAATTTTGGCCCCTACAACTTATCAAGAAAAGCCTTTGAACTAGGAATAAAAACCTCCACTTTGATATTTACCGTTATTCATAGTGTAAATTTGATGCTTTTAACCACATTGCAGGAAGACATTGTATGGGGATTAAGTTGGTTTATGTATCCATTAAGAAAGATTGGATTGCCAACTAGTAAGTGGCTTTTTCAGTTGTTAATTGCATTACGTTTTATTCCTCTAGTGCAGGAAGAACTTCAAAATATTATTAAAGCAGTGTCAGTTAGATCAATAAATTTTCGAAATTTAGGATTAAAGAAATCTTTTAATGTTTTATTAATCTTAGTGGAAAGGTTATTTCAAAATATATTTCTGAGAATTGATCATGGAGCAGAGTCATTACTCTCAAAGAAAAAAATTATTATAAAAACCAACAGATTTAGAACTCTTTATCCTTCAAAATCTCTCAATGTAATTGTTAATACATTATCGATTTGTTTTATTTGCATAGCAATTTTTCTTAGAAAACTGTATGGTGCATTATAA
- a CDS encoding PII-interacting protein PipX family protein — protein sequence MSSERYLNHPTFGMLYQVSPGNDGRDIYATLYAQKMFFLVEVRQREVFFEVIPYLDARNQAELNLQKARRKGSEELSKWDNLFTQTFL from the coding sequence TTGAGTTCTGAGCGTTATTTAAACCATCCAACATTTGGCATGTTATACCAAGTTTCTCCTGGAAATGATGGGAGAGATATTTATGCGACTTTATACGCTCAAAAAATGTTTTTTTTGGTAGAAGTTCGACAGAGAGAAGTTTTTTTTGAAGTTATACCTTATTTAGATGCCCGTAATCAAGCTGAATTAAACCTTCAAAAAGCTAGAAGAAAAGGTTCTGAAGAGCTATCTAAATGGGACAATTTATTCACGCAAACTTTCTTATAA
- a CDS encoding YggS family pyridoxal phosphate-dependent enzyme yields the protein MNSANYLKIKNKIPSNVNILAVSKGFKSQEIKTIQKMGQNDFGESKFQEAFEKQFILKDLKQINWHFIGRIQSNKIRKIVQNFKYIHSVDSFEKLEKISNISFEEKKNPLIMLQVKLSDDPTKGGFNPEFLILKWREIQELKNISLTGLMTINPKGLSSKENSGLFKKCRALADSLQLPDCSMGMSGDWEEAIDAGSTWLRLGSLIFGGRT from the coding sequence GTGAACTCTGCAAATTATTTAAAAATAAAAAATAAAATACCATCAAATGTAAATATTCTTGCGGTAAGTAAAGGATTTAAAAGTCAAGAAATCAAAACTATTCAAAAAATGGGTCAGAATGATTTTGGTGAGAGTAAGTTTCAAGAGGCGTTTGAAAAACAATTTATCTTAAAAGACCTTAAACAAATAAATTGGCATTTTATTGGAAGAATACAAAGTAATAAAATAAGAAAAATAGTACAAAATTTTAAATATATTCATTCAGTAGATTCATTTGAAAAGTTGGAAAAGATTTCTAATATTTCTTTTGAAGAGAAGAAAAATCCATTAATAATGTTGCAGGTTAAGTTGAGTGATGACCCTACTAAAGGGGGCTTTAATCCTGAATTTTTAATATTGAAATGGAGAGAAATTCAAGAGTTGAAAAATATTTCATTAACCGGCTTGATGACTATCAATCCTAAAGGACTTAGCTCTAAAGAAAATTCAGGGTTGTTTAAAAAATGTCGTGCTCTTGCTGATTCTCTACAACTACCAGATTGTTCCATGGGGATGTCTGGTGATTGGGAGGAAGCTATTGACGCTGGATCAACTTGGTTAAGATTAGGATCATTGATTTTTGGAGGCAGAACCTAA
- a CDS encoding cell division protein SepF, whose amino-acid sequence MSLISRLKAVVAGDEYLDDDFDELDYASEDELNDINNFKQNPKNANALANSNPFDFMNNNRSSKVVGMPGISNSSSEVSLMEPRSFDEMPQAIQALRERKTVILNLTMMDPDQAQRAVDFIAGGTYAIDGHQERVGESIFLFAPSCVNVTSSSPEEASPSSVSTENTPQYSLGKNTTPEPAWGNSKLSAY is encoded by the coding sequence GTGTCACTTATTTCTAGATTAAAGGCAGTAGTTGCAGGGGATGAGTATCTCGATGATGATTTTGATGAGTTGGATTATGCTTCAGAGGATGAATTAAATGATATTAATAATTTCAAACAAAATCCAAAGAATGCAAATGCCCTTGCAAATTCAAATCCGTTTGATTTTATGAATAACAACAGATCATCAAAAGTAGTTGGTATGCCTGGAATCTCAAATTCATCCTCAGAAGTAAGCTTAATGGAACCAAGAAGTTTTGATGAGATGCCTCAAGCTATACAAGCATTAAGAGAGAGAAAAACTGTAATTCTCAATTTAACTATGATGGATCCTGATCAAGCTCAAAGAGCGGTTGATTTTATTGCTGGGGGCACATATGCAATTGATGGACATCAAGAGAGAGTCGGTGAAAGTATTTTTCTTTTCGCTCCAAGTTGTGTAAATGTAACTAGTTCTTCTCCAGAAGAAGCTTCTCCTTCTTCTGTGTCTACAGAAAACACACCACAATATAGCTTGGGTAAAAATACTACTCCTGAACCAGCATGGGGTAATTCTAAATTAAGTGCTTATTAA
- the proC gene encoding pyrroline-5-carboxylate reductase, with the protein MTDKIAIIGFGNIASAIVTPLLDNKLIHPENIFCVVNTEKSLENIKKNYKHNINVYKSGTKESKIIWDCQYKLLSIKPQQLNDISETHHIKNKDNLIVSILAGVSINRLTQKFPNHKCVRVVTNIPITIGKGLTGISWGEEITEDQKQFTKKLFENTSKVYEFNEDYLDIFLALTSSGPAIIALIIEALSDGGLSGGLPKIISEELVMEMILGTICLIKENKLTTSELKNLVTSPGGTTISALRVLEKKSVRSALMESIVSASNRSKEFR; encoded by the coding sequence GTGACAGATAAAATTGCGATTATTGGTTTTGGAAATATTGCAAGTGCTATAGTTACTCCTCTATTAGATAACAAATTAATTCATCCAGAGAATATTTTTTGTGTTGTAAATACAGAAAAAAGTTTAGAAAACATAAAAAAAAATTATAAACATAATATAAACGTTTATAAATCAGGTACTAAAGAGTCAAAAATAATTTGGGATTGTCAATATAAACTTCTTTCGATAAAACCCCAACAATTAAATGATATAAGTGAGACCCATCATATAAAAAATAAGGACAATTTAATAGTTTCAATTCTTGCCGGGGTTTCAATAAACAGACTTACTCAAAAGTTTCCTAATCATAAATGTGTGAGGGTGGTTACAAATATCCCAATAACTATTGGAAAAGGTTTAACGGGGATTTCTTGGGGAGAAGAAATTACAGAAGATCAGAAACAATTTACAAAAAAATTATTTGAAAATACAAGTAAAGTTTATGAATTTAATGAAGATTACCTTGATATATTTTTAGCTTTAACTTCATCAGGTCCTGCAATTATTGCTTTAATTATAGAAGCATTAAGTGATGGAGGATTAAGCGGGGGATTACCAAAAATAATTTCAGAGGAACTTGTTATGGAAATGATACTGGGGACTATTTGTCTAATAAAGGAAAATAAACTTACTACTTCTGAGCTTAAAAATTTAGTAACCTCTCCAGGTGGAACAACTATTTCTGCTTTAAGGGTTTTAGAAAAAAAGAGTGTAAGGTCAGCATTAATGGAATCAATAGTTTCAGCTAGTAATCGAAGTAAAGAGTTTCGTTAG
- a CDS encoding glycosyltransferase family 4 protein, with protein sequence MVHVAWLGKKSPFCGNVTYGNSTNEKLRARGHKVSFIHFDNPSSSNSSKPLFLANDPDVSLPYLIKSQVYTIPSPRAEKELRLSLERLKPDLVHASLTLSPLDFRLPEICAEINLPLIGTFHPPFDAKNRNLTASTQQLTYQLYAPSLSKFDKIIIFSELQKNVLYKLGVPKEKQIIIPNGVDENIWKPFCEKDKKFDQVKNKLGNERIFLYMGRIANEKNIEALLRSWRQTKTHNCKLVIVGDGPMKPTLENSFSNLGNEKLIWWGAELDLETRVAIMQIAEVFFLPSLVEGLSLSLLEAMSSGTACVATDAGADGEVLDNGAGIVISTDNVAAQLKTIIPILVEHPSFTKDLGEKARERILERYTIAKNINLLEKVYMNLKDN encoded by the coding sequence GTGGTTCACGTTGCCTGGTTGGGAAAGAAATCTCCTTTTTGTGGAAATGTAACTTATGGCAATTCAACTAATGAGAAATTAAGAGCCAGAGGTCATAAAGTTAGTTTCATTCATTTCGATAATCCTTCTAGTTCAAATTCATCAAAACCATTATTTCTGGCAAATGATCCTGATGTAAGTCTTCCATATTTAATTAAGTCCCAAGTTTACACAATACCCTCACCAAGAGCAGAAAAAGAGCTAAGGCTATCCTTGGAAAGATTAAAGCCTGATTTAGTACATGCAAGCTTAACTTTATCTCCTTTAGACTTTAGACTTCCAGAGATTTGTGCTGAAATTAATCTTCCACTCATAGGAACATTTCACCCACCATTTGATGCAAAAAATAGAAATTTAACTGCAAGCACTCAACAGTTAACATATCAACTTTATGCTCCCTCTTTATCAAAGTTCGATAAAATAATTATTTTTTCCGAACTTCAAAAAAATGTTCTTTATAAATTAGGAGTACCTAAAGAAAAACAAATAATTATTCCAAACGGTGTTGATGAGAATATTTGGAAACCTTTTTGCGAAAAAGATAAAAAATTTGATCAGGTAAAAAACAAACTTGGAAATGAAAGAATCTTTTTATATATGGGTAGGATTGCCAATGAGAAAAATATCGAAGCACTTTTACGTTCTTGGCGCCAAACAAAAACTCACAATTGCAAATTAGTTATTGTTGGAGATGGACCAATGAAGCCAACATTGGAAAATAGTTTTTCTAACCTTGGTAATGAGAAATTAATTTGGTGGGGTGCCGAATTAGATTTAGAAACAAGGGTAGCAATAATGCAAATAGCAGAAGTATTTTTCTTACCAAGCTTAGTAGAAGGTTTATCATTATCACTTTTAGAGGCAATGTCTTCTGGTACTGCTTGTGTAGCTACAGATGCCGGAGCTGATGGTGAAGTTTTAGATAACGGAGCAGGAATAGTAATTTCAACTGATAATGTGGCTGCACAATTAAAAACTATAATCCCAATTCTTGTAGAGCACCCTTCATTTACAAAAGATCTTGGAGAAAAAGCTAGAGAACGTATACTTGAGAGATACACAATTGCTAAAAATATAAATTTACTTGAAAAAGTTTATATGAATTTAAAAGATAATTGA
- the recO gene encoding DNA repair protein RecO, with product MSGSGECRLEGLCIKASPLGENDRLITILTDEQGIVRLAVPGARRPKSSLAAATPLTYLSLQIFGKRNLKSVRQIKILKSYSGLGKNIECLAAAQAITELTFLLVGNNDKQQNYLSCVLAHLDRIYLYEESKEEDIKMLSMSIQSLIHLLAIGGINLPIHHCCKTGEPIIPPLGNWEWSCYYLPSEGFSSMEDPQSNLKINASEVALLQRLLFPELPIKSNGELLGPKKVWLKILLIIETWISTQLEKDLSSLKMLREIYS from the coding sequence ATGTCTGGTTCTGGTGAGTGCAGACTAGAAGGTCTCTGCATTAAAGCTTCTCCATTAGGCGAGAATGATAGATTAATAACTATTCTTACTGATGAGCAAGGGATTGTTCGATTAGCGGTACCTGGTGCTAGACGTCCTAAAAGTAGTCTTGCCGCAGCTACTCCATTAACATATTTAAGTCTGCAGATTTTTGGGAAAAGAAATCTTAAATCTGTACGTCAAATTAAAATATTAAAAAGCTATTCTGGTCTAGGGAAAAATATTGAATGTCTTGCAGCCGCGCAAGCAATAACTGAATTAACTTTTTTATTAGTAGGTAATAATGACAAGCAACAAAACTATTTATCTTGTGTTCTTGCACATTTAGATAGGATTTATTTGTATGAAGAATCCAAAGAGGAGGATATTAAAATGCTCTCAATGAGTATTCAATCTTTAATCCATCTATTAGCAATTGGAGGTATAAATTTACCTATTCATCATTGCTGTAAAACTGGAGAACCTATTATTCCACCTTTAGGAAATTGGGAATGGAGTTGTTATTATTTGCCAAGTGAAGGGTTTTCGTCCATGGAAGATCCTCAAAGTAATCTAAAAATAAATGCATCTGAAGTCGCTCTATTGCAGAGACTTCTTTTCCCTGAATTACCAATAAAATCTAATGGAGAGTTATTGGGACCTAAAAAAGTCTGGCTTAAAATATTATTAATTATTGAAACTTGGATCTCTACTCAACTAGAGAAAGATCTATCTTCACTAAAAATGTTGAGAGAAATATATAGTTAA
- a CDS encoding 2-deoxyribose-5-phosphate aldolase: MPNIKYELNEKIHAIIINPYLTWEDFCANCDLIKKYNIKNISTSLNYLTDLKNCLGNYSANINALISYPLADLPVSFIEELVNFAKDKGANGIEYVPNFINLSKRNLETFAAEIEQLKLSGLPISIIINKSKLQKEVLYNAIEISLELGIKNFQFGDGFGGPITLNDVAEILKITGSQNHIKVVGGIEKLTQVIDLLDNGISCVGTSNFCEIFQELKVI; encoded by the coding sequence ATGCCTAATATTAAATATGAATTAAACGAAAAAATTCATGCAATTATTATTAACCCGTATTTAACTTGGGAAGATTTTTGCGCGAATTGCGATTTAATAAAAAAATATAATATTAAGAATATTTCAACTTCACTAAATTATTTAACTGATCTTAAAAACTGTTTGGGTAATTACAGTGCGAACATAAACGCACTCATTTCTTACCCTTTAGCAGATTTACCAGTTTCATTTATTGAAGAATTAGTTAATTTTGCAAAAGATAAAGGTGCAAACGGAATTGAATATGTCCCAAACTTTATCAATTTATCCAAAAGAAACTTAGAAACTTTCGCTGCTGAAATTGAGCAATTGAAGTTATCTGGATTACCAATTTCAATAATCATAAATAAATCAAAACTACAAAAAGAAGTTTTGTACAATGCGATAGAAATATCTTTAGAGTTAGGAATAAAAAATTTTCAATTCGGGGACGGGTTTGGGGGGCCTATTACATTAAATGATGTAGCGGAAATATTAAAAATAACGGGCTCTCAAAATCACATCAAAGTTGTAGGTGGTATAGAAAAACTGACGCAAGTTATTGATTTGCTTGATAATGGAATAAGTTGCGTAGGAACTTCAAATTTTTGTGAGATTTTTCAAGAATTAAAGGTTATATAA
- the hpf gene encoding ribosome hibernation-promoting factor, HPF/YfiA family yields the protein MKILIHGKNLELTGALKEYTEAKIEKATHHYKDIVKEADIHLSIEKNPRVSFQTAEVTIFANGTVIRAEEKTENLYSSIDLVSNKLCRKLRKYKERNNKTIHNNQFKNKESFPIENTESRFLDEALLKEGIEASLPEPSIKNKYFEMNPISSEEARKQLDLIDHDFYVFRNKKNNELQVIYKRNHGGYGLIQSK from the coding sequence ATGAAAATTTTAATCCATGGGAAAAATCTTGAGCTCACTGGAGCATTAAAAGAATATACTGAAGCAAAGATAGAAAAAGCAACACATCATTATAAGGATATCGTTAAAGAAGCAGACATACACCTTTCAATAGAAAAAAATCCAAGAGTCTCCTTCCAGACTGCAGAAGTTACTATTTTTGCAAATGGTACTGTAATTAGAGCCGAAGAGAAAACTGAAAATCTATACTCAAGCATTGATTTAGTTTCAAATAAACTTTGTAGAAAATTACGTAAGTACAAAGAAAGAAACAATAAAACGATCCATAATAATCAATTTAAAAATAAAGAGTCTTTCCCAATTGAAAATACAGAATCAAGATTTTTAGATGAAGCTTTACTTAAAGAAGGAATAGAAGCAAGTCTTCCTGAGCCATCTATAAAAAATAAATACTTTGAAATGAATCCAATTTCATCAGAAGAAGCAAGAAAACAATTAGATCTAATTGATCATGATTTTTATGTTTTTCGAAATAAAAAAAATAATGAACTTCAAGTTATTTATAAGAGGAATCATGGAGGTTATGGACTGATTCAATCCAAATAA
- the lipB gene encoding lipoyl(octanoyl) transferase LipB: MVNRTAIIKQPDNISFFNDVYKLQKEYQDALIVDNSNPDFIWIGEHQLCYTLGRGSNYDNLLFSLNDNNYDVFKIDRGGEVTCHMPGQLVTYLVLDLKNLNKDLNWYLRKIEEIIIKILGTFNINCHSREGFTGVWIGNKKIASIGIGCKRWITINGFSINIDCELENFNRIVPCGIENCLMANMIDYNKKLNIQEVKRIVKKIIQEEFNFDFVSK, from the coding sequence ATGGTTAATAGAACAGCAATAATTAAACAACCTGATAATATTTCTTTTTTCAATGATGTTTATAAATTACAAAAAGAATATCAGGACGCATTGATTGTAGATAACTCTAATCCTGATTTTATTTGGATAGGTGAGCATCAACTCTGTTATACGTTGGGTAGAGGATCAAATTACGATAATTTATTATTTTCTTTGAATGATAATAATTATGATGTTTTTAAGATTGATAGAGGCGGTGAAGTTACTTGTCATATGCCAGGACAATTAGTAACTTACTTGGTGTTAGATTTGAAAAATTTGAATAAAGATTTAAATTGGTATTTAAGAAAAATTGAAGAAATTATTATAAAAATTCTTGGAACTTTTAACATAAATTGTCATTCAAGAGAGGGTTTCACTGGTGTTTGGATAGGAAATAAGAAAATTGCTTCAATTGGAATTGGTTGCAAAAGATGGATTACAATAAATGGATTTTCAATCAATATTGACTGCGAATTAGAAAACTTTAATAGAATTGTTCCTTGCGGAATAGAAAATTGTCTTATGGCAAATATGATTGATTACAATAAAAAATTAAATATTCAAGAAGTCAAGAGAATTGTTAAAAAAATCATTCAGGAAGAATTTAATTTTGATTTTGTATCAAAATAG
- a CDS encoding AMP-binding protein, with translation MRDLAYWPSAKPHSKKDKFAKNRDFIKNLHHIDQIWEKLKIKCGDTLAVCDLRGKYKEKFSYAELADLITKVSFSFKNYGLVKGDVVTVISENSPRWLVVDQGLMRLGAINAVRGINSPSVELEYIIEHSNSVGLIVQSKEIWLKLKNKEDLKKRLKFIINLEDEQFESLISWNQFISAGEKENSQTNNIEKYNPKIDDVSTILYTSGTTGKPKGVPLTHANFLHQIINLAYIADPEPGTSVLSVLPIWHSYERSAEYFFFSCGCSQYYTIPKFLKDDITQIKPVVMATVPRLWEAIHDGFFQALKKMPSKKQKLIKFLISNSSVFKRNLRKIRNLDINQISFKSKIPLLATVIGRYPLHKLSTIFLWPNILRQLCGEKLKFPINGGGALPEHVDLFFESLGVDVLVGYGLTETSPVLTCRRRELNVRGSSGQPLAFTEIKIVNDDKRQILKFREVGKILVKGPQVMKGYLNNELATKDVLSKDGWFDTGDLGFLIPNGSLFITGRAKDTIVLSSGENIEPNPLETEILSSEFINQIQLVGQDKKCLTALVVPNVELVKNKFLEEDLSKLNLNKNIGKFFKSQINNLLKSRLGARSEEQILDCYFVDAFTLENGLLTQTLKQKRKEIEKKYSLQIENMYENKFSKKI, from the coding sequence ATGCGTGATTTAGCATACTGGCCTTCAGCTAAACCTCATTCTAAAAAAGATAAATTTGCTAAAAATAGAGATTTTATTAAGAACCTTCATCACATAGATCAAATTTGGGAAAAATTAAAAATTAAATGTGGTGATACTTTAGCTGTTTGCGATTTGAGAGGGAAATACAAAGAAAAATTTTCTTATGCCGAGCTGGCTGATTTAATAACAAAAGTTTCTTTTTCTTTTAAAAATTATGGTTTAGTAAAGGGGGATGTAGTTACTGTAATTTCTGAAAATTCTCCAAGATGGCTAGTAGTTGATCAAGGCTTAATGCGTTTAGGAGCTATAAATGCAGTGAGAGGTATTAATTCTCCTTCAGTAGAATTAGAATATATTATTGAGCACTCTAATTCAGTAGGTCTAATAGTTCAATCTAAGGAGATTTGGCTAAAGTTAAAAAACAAAGAAGACTTAAAAAAAAGACTGAAATTTATAATCAATTTAGAAGATGAACAATTTGAAAGTTTAATAAGTTGGAATCAATTTATAAGTGCGGGAGAAAAAGAAAATTCACAAACTAATAATATTGAAAAATATAATCCAAAAATTGATGATGTTTCTACTATCCTTTACACTTCTGGGACGACCGGAAAACCTAAAGGTGTCCCTTTGACTCATGCAAATTTTTTGCATCAAATAATCAACTTAGCCTATATTGCTGATCCAGAACCTGGGACCTCTGTATTAAGTGTGTTGCCTATCTGGCATTCTTATGAGAGGAGTGCTGAATACTTCTTTTTTTCATGTGGTTGTTCTCAATACTATACAATTCCTAAATTCTTGAAAGATGATATTACACAAATAAAACCTGTTGTCATGGCTACCGTACCAAGACTATGGGAGGCAATACATGATGGTTTTTTTCAGGCGTTGAAAAAAATGCCTTCCAAAAAGCAAAAACTTATTAAGTTTTTGATAAGTAATAGTTCTGTTTTTAAAAGAAATTTAAGAAAGATCAGAAATTTAGATATCAATCAAATATCATTCAAATCAAAAATCCCCTTACTGGCTACTGTTATTGGCCGATATCCTTTACATAAATTATCTACTATTTTTTTATGGCCAAATATTCTTAGACAACTATGCGGAGAAAAACTGAAATTTCCCATTAATGGGGGAGGTGCATTGCCAGAACATGTGGATCTTTTTTTTGAATCTTTAGGTGTAGATGTTTTGGTGGGATATGGACTCACAGAAACTAGTCCAGTATTAACTTGTAGGAGAAGAGAATTAAATGTTAGAGGATCATCCGGTCAGCCTCTAGCATTTACCGAAATCAAAATAGTGAATGATGATAAAAGACAGATTCTGAAGTTCAGAGAAGTCGGAAAAATTCTTGTTAAGGGGCCACAAGTTATGAAAGGTTATCTTAATAATGAATTAGCTACAAAAGATGTTTTATCCAAGGATGGTTGGTTTGATACTGGTGATTTAGGTTTCCTAATACCAAATGGTTCTCTTTTTATAACAGGAAGAGCTAAGGATACAATAGTGCTTTCAAGTGGTGAAAATATAGAACCGAATCCGCTTGAGACCGAAATCCTTAGTTCTGAATTTATTAATCAGATTCAACTAGTAGGACAAGACAAGAAATGTTTAACAGCCCTAGTAGTGCCTAATGTCGAATTGGTTAAAAACAAGTTTTTGGAGGAAGACCTTTCGAAATTAAACCTTAATAAGAATATTGGTAAATTTTTTAAATCACAAATTAATAATTTGCTTAAAAGTCGATTAGGAGCAAGATCAGAAGAACAAATATTAGATTGTTATTTTGTTGATGCCTTTACATTAGAAAATGGTTTGCTAACACAAACTCTTAAACAAAAAAGAAAAGAAATAGAAAAAAAGTATTCATTACAAATAGAAAATATGTATGAAAACAAATTTAGTAAGAAAATTTGA